GAAATGGTGTGCGCGATGCTGGACAAGTCAAGAGGAGTATGACGACATCAATCCGCCTTCAGATCACCATTGATCACTATCATGTCCTCTGTTGTGGATTTGACCCCAGTGTCCTTTCCATGTCCGATTCAAATTCATTGCATGTATACAATTTGGCAGCCATTGGAACCTATGCATGTGCAATAAAAATTCACTCACTCCTAAAGGTTTGCAAAATCGACCATCTTATCTTGAGTGACCCAATCTCCAAAAGTGATGACATCATTATACACATCAATTACAACAACAAATCTAATTCTTCCGCAATGGTCGCGACAGGTGGGCCCGATAACTCAATTTCGTTCATGTATCTAACTCCGGCTTTTATCACAAATATCTCACAGGGTATAACCAAAGCCATCAGGATCGACGATAGAGCAGAATCTGAAAATGGAAGTTCAGGCTACGAACCACCACAGTTCTCCTCCCGTGATCTTTTGTCGGTACGTTTTTCCTCTCGGCATTCTTTTGTCGAATCCTAACTTTGTCAGATGGGACTTCTGTGGGCAGGCTTTTGCAACTTACATAGAATGGGAGACCCATTTTGCGGTGGAGCATATTGCTTATGAAAAAGCACAGGATCTTTCAGGTAGAaggaggaagcagaggagCGACGGGCATTGGGAAATAGTGGAAAATGAGTTTAGCTTACGTCGTAAGTCGTCATTATGTACAAAGACGAAGTGGTAAACTAACAATCAGATAAAGATCATTTACCGACTGACTTGAACCATACTCAAGGCACGGGGGATACCACTATGACAACGCACACCCTCTCACTCCCTGTTCCTCCGCCATTCGATACCGACTTACCTATGTCCATGCCGACGCATGTCATCCTCCCCCCCCGTTCCTCGCCAGAAGTCGACAGTCATGACAATGCCAATCAATCCCACGAAGATGAGTTTTTAGTGCCTGCAACGGAGCATGATGCCCATGTTGCTCAGCTTCATACCGAACACAAGGATTCTCAAGGGGCCAACGATTCACAAAACTCTGCCTTGATGACAGGTGCTTCAAGTGATCCACGGCTGCGGGCTACACCTTCGCCCTCAGGGGCTGTCAGCCTTTTCATATCACCCCCATCAAGTGGTCAATCACCTTTTCCTTTAGCTCAAGTGGCACCAACCCAAATATCACCTTCACATCCTAGTTATATACTCGTTCCTGAGAGCTCTGGCGCGGATATCGCTGAAAAAGACTCAGGCCATTCCTTTGGCAAAACTTTCACAAGTTCTTTTCAAGGGAACTCAGATGAACCTTCAAGTTCTGCCGAGTCACGACAAGgccatccttcttcaggGCAGCCTACCAAGACACCCACAAGCTCGGCTGAGTCGGCTCATAATCAGCTCACTTCAGATTCTCCAAATAGGCGGATTTCATTGACTTTTGGATCGGCGAAAGTCTTGGATAAGGCAGAACAGAGGGAAgttgctgctgttcagGATAAGGGGATGGGCAAGGGAGGGGTTAAGTTTGGATTTGGACAGAGTAAGTGAGATGAACAAGGTGATCCGAGGTATCACATTGTATAGATGTACACAGCAATTGCCTTGGGATGTATCTTGTCTTATTGCTCGTGATATATTTAGTGTTAAGCTACATGACGTGCGTAATAATGCTTGGGACTACTTGATGGACAATTCTCCGAAGTTCTTTTTGatcatctcttcttggGCGTCTAATAAAGCCTTggtcctcatcttcttctccatctttaACCTCTGGCTGTCTGCGATGGGCGTTGCCACGATTTTTCTTTGCTCAAAGAGCGCATCATACTCAGCTCTTTTACCCCAAAAATCAAGAACCTCTTCAGCACCCTTATCCATTGGGAACGGCTTGTCAATGTTAATCATTGAAAGTTCCGCTGGAGTGGGTTTGGGTGGAAGTTCACTACGTTCTTTCTCCTCGTCAGGTGTGGTGGACGtattttcatcttcctccgtAGGCGCCCACTTTGATCTCGTCATGAACCATACGTAAAATTTGTCGGCAAAGCtatctctctttcccttggCCTTCTTCACTGCCTTGTCGCCATCTCGCTGAATCTTCCTGGCCAGGCGTCTAAACGCAGTCCCAGCCGGACTCTCATCAGGCGCGTCTGTCAACCATTGCCAGAACTGCCAGTCAAACTTCCAGTTCTTGCCTTGGATAAGCCATTTTTGGTAATCTATCCCAAACCAGTTGCAAAACACTTCGGGGTCATCAGTGAGTGTGATGTCAATGGGCTGAATCCCGAAGTACGCAGTGTGGcggaagatgaaatgggTGAGGTGGATAGTAAGGGACTGGGAGTAATAACGTAGGATACGACCGAGAATGATACTCGTTGAAGAGTAGGACGTCATAAAAGTGACAAATGAGAGTTTTTCGGGGGGTATCAACACAAGATCAATTTGGTAAAACTACCTATTGGTCAACGTCGGGTATTATTGCTTCAATGGAAACTTACCTCGTGCTCCTCAGCAATCTGGTTCTCTAATATCGTACAAGGAATTTTGAAGCTAATATCACCTCCACGCCTTCTCCAAGCTTTAGCCTCCATCACCTCCATCAGCTTCGCAGTGAACTGCCTTATTTCTTCAAACCATTCTCCAGTGACAGCTTTTGAATTTTTCAGAGGCTTGACCTTAGCATCTTGCCCATCGGTTTCCGGATCgaattcttcttctccaacaaGGAATTCGCTTTCGTAACCACACAAAATGTCAATATCGCCATGACTCTTTTTGGCTGCAACGTAACGGGGCACAGCAACGCCCTTGAAAAATGGCGAAAGGCGGGTAATCATAAGAGCCGTGAGCACATCGTGCTCCTCCTGGGAGAGCCGGCGCGCTGCGACGTCAAACGCGTTGCCTCCCATGATGACGGCTTGCTTGCGACTGGTACAAGGTTGAGGCAATCAGAATTTATACGAAGAACGCTAACGAAAACAATCCTTGAGCGAGGATgaaagtggaggttgtTGATTTTCTAAACCTTACATTAATGTCTTTACAGTTATTTCAAAAAGGATAGGAAGTCCGCGTAGCACAGTGGTAGTGCGCTTGACTACGATTACGTTAGCATGGCTTGTACCAGCAAGTGTGTCTCGAATCTGCATCAAGAGGTCGCGATTTCGAATATCGCCGTGGAttgtttctttttgctCATCTCCTCTGGTTGAGGAGGACCATTATGCGTGTTCATCTTGATATCGCTCAATGTGAGCATTCCATACTGAGTTGCTCTAGCAATCTTGCTTTTTGTTCCGGAGCGCATCAGTAGTGTAACAGCCTTGATTCTCAATGTCATTTCGCACGATAACCAGATACACTGCAGTTAATCGATGTATCGATTCCCATCTATTTGTATATTTTGTCTAATATACAAAATGTTCTTTACGATATGTGCAcattctttccttcggAGACGCGTATTCCCGACGGATCGAAGCTATCCAAGCTTTTGTGCGCTACGACCTAGACCCATGCCCATTCGAACAAGGGTCTCAATACTTGCACGCCCATTTTGAATGAGGTCGTCGTCCCATTGCAAGACATCTTTCTCGAAGATGCACACAATTGTTGAGCCACCTGATCGTATTATGTTAGCTTAAATGGTGCAACCGGCAAAAATAGACGTACCAAATGCAAAGTACCCCAGCTCATCGCCTCTTTCAACTTCTTGTCCTTCGTTTACAGACGTCAAGATACTTCCTACCACTAATCGATCTTCAGTAAATTTCGCAGAGAACATAAAAGCTAGGACTTACGCATCGCACCAACCCAAACCGTCATGACCAAACCAAAATTCTCACTTTGAATAGGCACCACCTTCCTCACATTTTCGCCATAAACATCTAGAGGCGATCGGATGGCTTGGGGATTGACAGTGTAGTATTCGCCATCGATCATGGTCATCTTACCAATTTTGCCCTTGACCGGAGAGTGGAAACGGTGATAATCCTGAGGGGCAAGTCTGTTTCCTATTAGCCGTAAACTTTATTACGATTACCAGTAGAACTTGCCGGAAGATGGCCAAAGCTCCGCCCTCATATCTATCTATTACGTCCTTGTAATTTGGTCCTAATAACTTTCCGATCGTAAATTCCCTCCCTTTTATCCAGAGCTGAGTCGCCTCGTTTACCGTTTCAAAGACCATTAGCCTACAATCCGCACATGATACGAGTCTGTTATCATTCCCTGGTTCTTCAATAGGCCTCGCATCAGGTTTAAGCTTGCGGTAGAAGAACTCGTTGAATGTCTTGAAAGAGTCGAGCGGGTCAAGGATTTCGTTAGTATCGAGATTGTGGAAAGCAATGAAGCCAGGAATATCGATAGCCGAAGCAGGGGAGTCGTATTTGAGACCCTGTTTGATAGAGAGGGACTTTAAGAGCTTTCGAGCTCTGGCACCGTGCATACTGCCCTTGGCACCTTTGTACAAAACTCTTATGCCCATCCGCACATACACCTGAATAGGGAGTCAGCCTAGCACATTGGCAGACAAAAAATGAACTTACagccatcttctcttcctgcAACTGTCCTGTTATTCGATCCTGTACGATAGTATTCGCGCTATTCGCACCCAACGCATAGCTTCCAATGGCCATTTTGTTTACAATCTTGCTCAAAAACTTGCGTTGAGCTTGACTGCTCGTCACATAGTTGGCTGTTACGATTCTATCCACACGACTCCAATCAGCAGATGCGCAGACTGCGAGGTGCGTGACAATATCTTGTTCGGATTTTTTGCCCAGGCGGGGACGATGGCAAAGAGGACAAGTcttgatgttgatgacaCGTTCGCGATCGTCAACTGGTGTAGAATCGGTTTCTTCAAGATCGGCATCAGAAGATGACTGAGGGGTGAAATCGCCGTCAATGACGGGTTGATCTGGAGTTAAGACAGTTTCGCCGTCAAATGAGGCTGTTCGCTCTATCTTAACAGACGGAACGCCAGGGACAACCTTGGCTGGGTTGACAGCACTCCCAGCTCCATCGACGATGGCTTGATTACCTGCATTCTCATCACCATCCGTGTCTTCCTGGTTTCTAGGTCTGCTCAGTCGTATTGActcttcaagctcatcaGGATCTACGGGAGACGAAATGTTTCCTTGAGGACCAACGAAACCCAAGCCATCCTGAGCAGGTTGCGGAGCGACAGAGGGTGTGCTTGCGTCTGTTGTTGAATCGTTCGAGCCGACCTTGGCCTTTTCAAACCGACTCTTTGCCACCTCCCCTTCCAAACACTTAATAACTTCCTCCATCGTCAACTCATCCTTGTCCGCCTCTTTACCGCATATAGAAAAGTAACCTTCCAAAGTGTGACGGGTAAGAGTAGAGCCGAGGGAATCAAGCATCGCAGTGAGTTCGGTGTAGGATAGAGCACCAGTATCATCCGCGTCGTATTGAGTTATGTATTGCCGCCAGAAACGTTGGCGGAGGGCGTCATAGGGCTCGTATTTAGCTCGGACAGTAAGCTTGGGAGAGTGCTTGGCTTCCCAAGCCATATCCTTGTCTGTAGAGATTGATAACTACACGTGCGTGTGTCAGCATTTTTTAAACACAGGAACCAATGTATTTACAGTGAACTCTTTCATTTCATGCTTCCCATCAACCTCTTTATCGTATAAGCCAGTTTGGAGATCAGGCTTAGGCGCATCCGCAATCAATTCGCTCAAG
The DNA window shown above is from Cryptococcus decagattii chromosome 9, complete sequence and carries:
- a CDS encoding phosphatidylserine decarboxylase, translated to MPTPPTDISSALDIADQPDRSTRSQPRLKRLASKPLKLAASTFKPRSSRAASPFHLDDPSSTTINTAASSTSGGWKKGTRHQRISRQSAAGLTPAQVASAAQGPRKPLEGEEPAAWLRVRVVKAEGLVAKDRSGTSDPFLSLHMPPSTRHCTPVIKKTLDPVFPAETSTFDFPIYLSLAGVVGGRGLEGVLWDKDLMRKEYMGEMAIPVDKWFPDGHAHFWHDNLPFLTQRILSTRRKHKVSGTASFQIGFVPPKNTTSTEESLRTVRLVYASLLDHGSLSRGSIGVLGVPAYKGIGTVKMRARPDEPDETSRPAEKSTFGRLQGAASTIAGSLTGGHKMVSLQGSEVHPGDEDEEPDDDEELLSDDGISSSSSNDEFEDALEEEELMTLTDSPPATEPADIPLGQQVSGLSIKPIDVPADDKTLKTAGYLGVQNRSEAPSRQASLPIGQLEAQPMFKSSSADSGISSPGTSATGLVTPGGKTRRPLFKRVKSRADSSTEQKLVEKKKTKGFEFDAKQGKEVLGIVILEIKGATDLPKLKNALRMSFDMDPFVVISFGKKVFRTRVVRHSLNPVWDEKLLFHVRRHEAGYLAQFAVLDWDKVSGNDMVGTCTLPLSELIADAPKPDLQTGLYDKEVDGKHEMKEFTLSISTDKDMAWEAKHSPKLTVRAKYEPYDALRQRFWRQYITQYDADDTGALSYTELTAMLDSLGSTLTRHTLEGYFSICGKEADKDELTMEEVIKCLEGEVAKSRFEKAKVGSNDSTTDASTPSVAPQPAQDGLGFVGPQGNISSPVDPDELEESIRLSRPRNQEDTDGDENAGNQAIVDGAGSAVNPAKVVPGVPSVKIERTASFDGETVLTPDQPVIDGDFTPQSSSDADLEETDSTPVDDRERVINIKTCPLCHRPRLGKKSEQDIVTHLAVCASADWSRVDRIVTANYVTSSQAQRKFLSKIVNKMAIGSYALGANSANTIVQDRITGQLQEEKMAVYVRMGIRVLYKGAKGSMHGARARKLLKSLSIKQGLKYDSPASAIDIPGFIAFHNLDTNEILDPLDSFKTFNEFFYRKLKPDARPIEEPGNDNRLVSCADWREFTIGKLLGPNYKDVIDRYEGGALAIFRLAPQDYHRFHSPVKGKIGKMTMIDGEYYTVNPQAIRSPLDVYGENVRKVVPIQSENFGLVMTVWVGAMLVGSILTSVNEGQEVERGDELGYFAFGGSTIVCIFEKDVLQWDDDLIQNGRASIETLVRMGMGLGRSAQKLG